A single region of the Betta splendens chromosome 12, fBetSpl5.4, whole genome shotgun sequence genome encodes:
- the slc4a5b gene encoding electrogenic sodium bicarbonate cotransporter 4 isoform X13: MEHHDGQRERSRGRRRYNDDDDEDDDEAQPFYIGVPVSHRRKRRRHRSSAGDADRHAHYDYHARCEHSHRGPCCDREERRDDDGSAEQRDHADPTVSPAAERLRHILGDDDGSPTPTLFTEMDTLQHEGGELEWKESARWVKFEEKVEEGGERWSKPHVSTLTLHSLFELRTCLQTGSILLDLPGFSLPQIVDEVVDRQIADGLTAPDLKEKISFVLLRKHRHQTKKPIHRSLADIGKSSTTASNRSPQINLSRSTSSASGIHRSTDDLRSRQSSNLGRLHHSQSRSMNDISDTPSTDQLKNKFMKKIPRDAEASNVLIGEVDFLDKPFVSFVRLAQATTLGGLTEVPVPTRFLFILLGPPGKTKAYNEIGRAIATLMVDDLFSDVAYKARDREDLIAGVDEFLDEVIVLPPGEWDPKIRIEPPKKVPSAEMRKSVLNLNELGQMNGSAAGAAGAEDEVLPAPHELGEELKFTGRLGGGLWLDIKRKIPWYCSDIYDGFHIQSVSAVLFIYLGCITNAITFGGLLGDATDNYQGVMESFLGTALAGTVFCLFGGQPLIILSSTGPILIFEKLLYEFTESNEVDYMELRLWIGLHSCLQCLVLVVSDASYIIKYMTRFTEEGFSSLISFIFISDAIKKMAASFKYYPMNRGFKPDYITTYKCDCVAPDQAPALGLNASAPLADDNMTLLFNLTDLDWAQLSKKDCVKYGGMLVGDSCKYVPDLALMSFILFIGTYSMTVSLKKFKFSRYFPTKPTRPDRGWLVMPFGKNPWWWYVASFIPALLVTILIFMDQQISAVIVNRKENKLKKGCGYHLDLFWVGVLMAACSFMGLPWYVAATVISIAHIDSLKMESESSAPGEQPQFLGVREQRLTGTLVFVLTGLSVFLAPILQYIPMPVLYGVFLYMGVASLSGIEFWERMKLYLMPSKHQPDFSFLRHVPLRRVHLFTLVQIICLAVLWILKSTFLAIIFPVMILGLMVVRKVLDLMFSQHDLAWLDDILPDKDKKKKEDEKKKKKKKEKRAAEAESDEEPNSSSPPSVKIPMAVIEPAPGPVPANPPHPEPNVPLSQTLTPPSHPIKMN; the protein is encoded by the exons ATGGAGCATCACGACGGGCAGCGGGAGCGAAGTAGGGGTCGCCGACGCTacaacgatgatgatgatgaagacgatgatg AGGCGCAGCCCTTCTACATCGGCGTTCCCGTCTCCCACAGACGGAAGCGACGCCGCCATCGCTCCTCCGCCGGCGACGCCGATCGGCACGCGCACTACGACTACCACGCGCGCTGCGAGCACTCGCACCGGGGTCCCtgctgcgacagggaggagcgCCGCGATGACGACGGGAGCGCGGAGCAGCGGGACCACGCGGACCCCACGG TGTCGCCCGCTGCGGAGCGCCTGCGCCACATCCTGGGGGACGACGACGGCTCCCCGACGCCCACGCTCTTCACGGAGATGGACACGCTGCAGCACGAGGGGGGGGAGTTAGAGTGGAAGGAGTCTGCCAG gTGGGTCAAGTttgaggagaaggtggaggagggaggagagcgatgGAGCAAGCCCCACGTGTCCACGCTGACGCTGCACAGCCTGTTTGAGCTCAGGACCTgtctgcagacaggaagcatcCTGCTCGACCTGCCGGGCTTCTCTCTGCCACAGATCGTGG ATGAGGTCGTGGATCGGCAGATCGCCGACGGTCTCACCGCTCCGGACCTGAAGGAGAAGATCAGTTTTGTGTTGCTCAGGAAGCACCGTCACCAGACCAAGAAGCCGATCCACCGCTCGCTGGCCGACATTGGGAAGTCGTCCACCACTGCttcca ACCGTAGTCCTCAGATTAATCTCAGTCGTAGCACTAGCTCAGCTTCTGGGATCCACCGCTCCACAGACGACCTGCGCTCTCGGCAGTCGAGCAACCTTGGCCGCCTGC ATCACTCCCAGAGCCGAAGCATGAACGATATTTCAGACACGCCGAGCACCGACCAG CTGAAGAACAAGTTCATGAAGAAGATCCCGCGTGATGCCGAGGCCTCCAACGTCCTGATCGGTGAGGTGGACTTTCTGGACAAGCCCTTCGTCTCCTTCGTGCGCTTGGCTCAGGCCACGACGCTGGGAGGCCTCACCGAGGTTCCCGTGCCAACCAG GtttctcttcatcctgctcGGTCCCCCCGGGAAAACCAAGGCGTACAACGAGATCGGACGAGCGATCGCCACGCTGATGGTGGACGAC CTGTTTAGTGACGTTGCCTACAAAGCGAGGGACCGTGAAGATCTGATTGCAGGCGTGGATGAGTTCCTGGATGAAGTCATCGTCCTCCCTCCGGGGGAGTGGGACCCCAAGATACGCATTGAACCCCCCAAGAAGGTTCCATCGGCTGAAATGAG GAAGTCGGTGCTGAACCTGAACGAGCTGGGTCAGATGAATGGCTCGGCTGCCGGAGCCGCGGGGGCGGAGGACGAGGTCCTCCCGGCGCCGCATGAGCTCGGTGAGGAGCTGAAGTTCACTGGGAG GCTCGGAGGTGGACTGTGGCTGGACATTAAAAGGAAGATCCCATGGTACTGTAGCGATATCTACGATGGCTTCCATATCCAGTCGGTCTCTGCGGTCCTCTTCATCTACCTGGGCTGCATCACTAACGCCATCACCTTTGGAGGTCTGCTGGGCGACGCTACTGACAATTACCAG GGTGTGATGGAGAGCTTCCTCGGCACCGCGCTGGCCGGAACCGTCTTCTGTCTGTTCGGCGGGCAACCCCTCATCATCCTCAGTTCCACCGGACCCATTCTCATCTTCGAAAAACTGCTCTACGAGTTCACAGA GAGCAACGAGGTCGACTACATGGAGCTGCGGCTGTGGATCGGCCTTCACTCGTGTCTCCAGTgtctggtgctggtggtgtcGGACGCCAGTTACATCATCAAGTACATGACCCGCTTCACGGAGGAGGGCTTCTCCAGCCTCatctccttcatcttcatctctgaTGCCATTAAGAAGATG GCAGCGTCCTTCAAATATTACCCCATGAACCGCGGCTTCAAGCCCGACTACATCACAACCTACAAATGTGACTGCGTCGCTCCAGACCAGG CGCCTGCCTTGGGTTTGAACGCTTCAGCGCCACTCGCAGATGATAACATGACTCTGCTG TTTAACCTGacggacctggactgggctcagcTGAGTAAGAAGGACTGTGTGAAGTACGGTGGAATGCTGGTGGGGGACTCCTGTAAGTACGTTCCTGACCTGGCCCTCATgtccttcatcctcttcattGGAACTTACTCCATGACGGTTTCTCTCAAGAAGTTCAAGTTCAGTCGCTACTTCCCCACAAAG CCGACGCGTCCCGACCGCGGCTGGTTGGTGATGCCGTTCGGTAAAAACCCCTGGTGGTGGTACGTCGCCAGCTTCATTCCCGCTCTCCTCGTCACCATTCTCATCTTCATGGATCAGCAGATCAGCGCCGTCATAGTGAACCGCAAGGAAAACAAGCTGAAG AAAGGCTGCGGCtaccacctggacctgttctgGGTGGGCGTCCTGATGGCTGCCTGCTCCTTCATGGGTCTGCCCTGGTACGTGGCGGCCACCGTCATCTCCATCGCTCACATCGACTCCCTGAAGATGGAGAGCGAGTCCAGCGCCCCCGGGGAGCAGCCGCAGTTCCTGGGCGTGAG GGAGCAACGGTTAACGGGCACGCTGGTCTTTGTTCTCACTGGACTCTCGGTCTTCCTGGCTCCCATCTTACAG TACATCCCCATGCCGGTCCTCTACGGAGTGTTCCTTTACATGGGAGTGGCTTCACTGAGTGGGATCGAG TTCTGGGAGCGGATGAAGCTGTATTTGATGCCGTCCAAACACCAGCCGGACTTCTCCTTCCTGCGTCACGTTCCTTTGAGACGCGTCCATCTCTTCACCCTGGTTCAGATCATCTGCCTGGCTGTTCTCTGGATCCTCAAGTCCACGTTCCTGGCCATTATCTTCCCAGTGATG ATTCTGGGTCTGATGGTTGTGCGCAAGGTCCTGGATCTAATGTTCTCACAACACGACCTGGCCTGGCTGGACGACATCCTGCCggacaaagacaagaagaagaaggaggatgagaagaagaagaagaagaagaaagagaagagggcGGCTGAAGCAGAGAGCGACGAGGAG CCCAACAGCTCGTCTCCCCCCTCAGTGAAGATCCCTATGGCAGTCATAGAGCCGGCCCCGGGCCCCGTCCCCGCTAACCCCCCACACCCAGAACCAAACGTCCCGTT GTCACAAACCCTCACTCCACCGTCACATCCCATCAAAATGAACTAG
- the slc4a5b gene encoding electrogenic sodium bicarbonate cotransporter 4 isoform X7, translating to MEHHDGQRERSRGRRRYNDDDDEDDDEAQPFYIGVPVSHRRKRRRHRSSAGDADRHAHYDYHARCEHSHRGPCCDREERRDDDGSAEQRDHADPTVSPAAERLRHILGDDDGSPTPTLFTEMDTLQHEGGELEWKESARWVKFEEKVEEGGERWSKPHVSTLTLHSLFELRTCLQTGSILLDLPGFSLPQIVDEVVDRQIADGLTAPDLKEKISFVLLRKHRHQTKKPIHRSLADIGKSSTTASNRSPQINLSRSTSSASGIHRSTDDLRSRQSSNLGRLHHSQSRSMNDISDTPSTDQLKNKFMKKIPRDAEASNVLIGEVDFLDKPFVSFVRLAQATTLGGLTEVPVPTRFLFILLGPPGKTKAYNEIGRAIATLMVDDLFSDVAYKARDREDLIAGVDEFLDEVIVLPPGEWDPKIRIEPPKKVPSAEMRKSVLNLNELGQMNGSAAGAAGAEDEVLPAPHELGEELKFTGRLGGGLWLDIKRKIPWYCSDIYDGFHIQSVSAVLFIYLGCITNAITFGGLLGDATDNYQGVMESFLGTALAGTVFCLFGGQPLIILSSTGPILIFEKLLYEFTESNEVDYMELRLWIGLHSCLQCLVLVVSDASYIIKYMTRFTEEGFSSLISFIFISDAIKKMAASFKYYPMNRGFKPDYITTYKCDCVAPDQAPALGLNASAPLADDNMTLLFNLTDLDWAQLSKKDCVKYGGMLVGDSCKYVPDLALMSFILFIGTYSMTVSLKKFKFSRYFPTKLRALISDFAIIIAILLFCGVDWMLELDTPKLHVPTEIKLRKLISDFAIFLSIMSFVSLDMLMGLDTPKLIVPTEVKPTRPDRGWLVMPFGKNPWWWYVASFIPALLVTILIFMDQQISAVIVNRKENKLKKGCGYHLDLFWVGVLMAACSFMGLPWYVAATVISIAHIDSLKMESESSAPGEQPQFLGVRYSRRLLLQRSPASFHPVTVFSCHGVFREQRLTGTLVFVLTGLSVFLAPILQYIPMPVLYGVFLYMGVASLSGIEFWERMKLYLMPSKHQPDFSFLRHVPLRRVHLFTLVQIICLAVLWILKSTFLAIIFPVMILGLMVVRKVLDLMFSQHDLAWLDDILPDKDKKKKEDEKKKKKKKEKRAAEAESDEECC from the exons ATGGAGCATCACGACGGGCAGCGGGAGCGAAGTAGGGGTCGCCGACGCTacaacgatgatgatgatgaagacgatgatg AGGCGCAGCCCTTCTACATCGGCGTTCCCGTCTCCCACAGACGGAAGCGACGCCGCCATCGCTCCTCCGCCGGCGACGCCGATCGGCACGCGCACTACGACTACCACGCGCGCTGCGAGCACTCGCACCGGGGTCCCtgctgcgacagggaggagcgCCGCGATGACGACGGGAGCGCGGAGCAGCGGGACCACGCGGACCCCACGG TGTCGCCCGCTGCGGAGCGCCTGCGCCACATCCTGGGGGACGACGACGGCTCCCCGACGCCCACGCTCTTCACGGAGATGGACACGCTGCAGCACGAGGGGGGGGAGTTAGAGTGGAAGGAGTCTGCCAG gTGGGTCAAGTttgaggagaaggtggaggagggaggagagcgatgGAGCAAGCCCCACGTGTCCACGCTGACGCTGCACAGCCTGTTTGAGCTCAGGACCTgtctgcagacaggaagcatcCTGCTCGACCTGCCGGGCTTCTCTCTGCCACAGATCGTGG ATGAGGTCGTGGATCGGCAGATCGCCGACGGTCTCACCGCTCCGGACCTGAAGGAGAAGATCAGTTTTGTGTTGCTCAGGAAGCACCGTCACCAGACCAAGAAGCCGATCCACCGCTCGCTGGCCGACATTGGGAAGTCGTCCACCACTGCttcca ACCGTAGTCCTCAGATTAATCTCAGTCGTAGCACTAGCTCAGCTTCTGGGATCCACCGCTCCACAGACGACCTGCGCTCTCGGCAGTCGAGCAACCTTGGCCGCCTGC ATCACTCCCAGAGCCGAAGCATGAACGATATTTCAGACACGCCGAGCACCGACCAG CTGAAGAACAAGTTCATGAAGAAGATCCCGCGTGATGCCGAGGCCTCCAACGTCCTGATCGGTGAGGTGGACTTTCTGGACAAGCCCTTCGTCTCCTTCGTGCGCTTGGCTCAGGCCACGACGCTGGGAGGCCTCACCGAGGTTCCCGTGCCAACCAG GtttctcttcatcctgctcGGTCCCCCCGGGAAAACCAAGGCGTACAACGAGATCGGACGAGCGATCGCCACGCTGATGGTGGACGAC CTGTTTAGTGACGTTGCCTACAAAGCGAGGGACCGTGAAGATCTGATTGCAGGCGTGGATGAGTTCCTGGATGAAGTCATCGTCCTCCCTCCGGGGGAGTGGGACCCCAAGATACGCATTGAACCCCCCAAGAAGGTTCCATCGGCTGAAATGAG GAAGTCGGTGCTGAACCTGAACGAGCTGGGTCAGATGAATGGCTCGGCTGCCGGAGCCGCGGGGGCGGAGGACGAGGTCCTCCCGGCGCCGCATGAGCTCGGTGAGGAGCTGAAGTTCACTGGGAG GCTCGGAGGTGGACTGTGGCTGGACATTAAAAGGAAGATCCCATGGTACTGTAGCGATATCTACGATGGCTTCCATATCCAGTCGGTCTCTGCGGTCCTCTTCATCTACCTGGGCTGCATCACTAACGCCATCACCTTTGGAGGTCTGCTGGGCGACGCTACTGACAATTACCAG GGTGTGATGGAGAGCTTCCTCGGCACCGCGCTGGCCGGAACCGTCTTCTGTCTGTTCGGCGGGCAACCCCTCATCATCCTCAGTTCCACCGGACCCATTCTCATCTTCGAAAAACTGCTCTACGAGTTCACAGA GAGCAACGAGGTCGACTACATGGAGCTGCGGCTGTGGATCGGCCTTCACTCGTGTCTCCAGTgtctggtgctggtggtgtcGGACGCCAGTTACATCATCAAGTACATGACCCGCTTCACGGAGGAGGGCTTCTCCAGCCTCatctccttcatcttcatctctgaTGCCATTAAGAAGATG GCAGCGTCCTTCAAATATTACCCCATGAACCGCGGCTTCAAGCCCGACTACATCACAACCTACAAATGTGACTGCGTCGCTCCAGACCAGG CGCCTGCCTTGGGTTTGAACGCTTCAGCGCCACTCGCAGATGATAACATGACTCTGCTG TTTAACCTGacggacctggactgggctcagcTGAGTAAGAAGGACTGTGTGAAGTACGGTGGAATGCTGGTGGGGGACTCCTGTAAGTACGTTCCTGACCTGGCCCTCATgtccttcatcctcttcattGGAACTTACTCCATGACGGTTTCTCTCAAGAAGTTCAAGTTCAGTCGCTACTTCCCCACAAAG CTCCGCGCCCTGATCAGTGACTTTGCCATCATCATTGCTATCCTGCTCTTCTGCGGGGTGGACTggatgctggagctggacacccCCAAACTGCACGTGCCCACGGAGATCAAG CTGAGGAAGCTAATCAGTGATTTTGCCATCTTTTTGTCAATCATGTCCTTTGTGAGTCTGGATATGTTGATGGGCTTAGACACCCCCAAGTTAATCGTTCCTACTGAGGTCAAG CCGACGCGTCCCGACCGCGGCTGGTTGGTGATGCCGTTCGGTAAAAACCCCTGGTGGTGGTACGTCGCCAGCTTCATTCCCGCTCTCCTCGTCACCATTCTCATCTTCATGGATCAGCAGATCAGCGCCGTCATAGTGAACCGCAAGGAAAACAAGCTGAAG AAAGGCTGCGGCtaccacctggacctgttctgGGTGGGCGTCCTGATGGCTGCCTGCTCCTTCATGGGTCTGCCCTGGTACGTGGCGGCCACCGTCATCTCCATCGCTCACATCGACTCCCTGAAGATGGAGAGCGAGTCCAGCGCCCCCGGGGAGCAGCCGCAGTTCCTGGGCGTGAGGTACAGTaggcgcctcctgctgcagaggagcccgGCTAGTTTCCATCCAGTCACAGTGTTTTCCTGTCATGGTGTGTTTAGGGAGCAACGGTTAACGGGCACGCTGGTCTTTGTTCTCACTGGACTCTCGGTCTTCCTGGCTCCCATCTTACAG TACATCCCCATGCCGGTCCTCTACGGAGTGTTCCTTTACATGGGAGTGGCTTCACTGAGTGGGATCGAG TTCTGGGAGCGGATGAAGCTGTATTTGATGCCGTCCAAACACCAGCCGGACTTCTCCTTCCTGCGTCACGTTCCTTTGAGACGCGTCCATCTCTTCACCCTGGTTCAGATCATCTGCCTGGCTGTTCTCTGGATCCTCAAGTCCACGTTCCTGGCCATTATCTTCCCAGTGATG ATTCTGGGTCTGATGGTTGTGCGCAAGGTCCTGGATCTAATGTTCTCACAACACGACCTGGCCTGGCTGGACGACATCCTGCCggacaaagacaagaagaagaaggaggatgagaagaagaagaagaagaagaaagagaagagggcGGCTGAAGCAGAGAGCGACGAGGAG TGTTGCTGA